A region of the Bryobacteraceae bacterium genome:
AACGAGTCGAAGACCTGCACGCAATGTTCGCCGACCCGGAAGTGAAGGCAGTCTTCTGCGTCCGCGGCGGGTACGGCGCGGCGATGCTGCTGGATTCGATCGACTACGGGCTGATCCGGCGGAATCCGAAGATCTTCGTGGGCTATTCCGACATCACCGCGCTGCACCTGGCCATTCACCGGCTGGCGAGGCTGGTGACGTTCCACGGGCCAGTGGTGCTTTCCGGCCTGAGTGATTTCACGATAGAACATTTTCGGCGGGCCCTGTTTGAAACAAAACCGCTGGGGCGGCTCGCCAACCCGCCGGAGCCGCGTCCCATCCGGCCGCGCCACCCCTGGCGCGCGGTGCGGCCAGGCCGGGCGCGCGGGCCGCTGGTCGGGGGGAACCTGACGCTGATCTCGACCACGCTGGGAACGCCCTACGAGATCCAGACCGAGGGCGCGATCCTGTTCCTGGAGGACGTGGGCGAGGAGCCCTACAGCATCGACCGGATGCTGACGCACCTGCGGCTGGCGGGCAAGCTGCGCGGCATCCGCGGGCTGATTTTCGGCGAGTGCAGCGGCTGCCGGCCGCGGGAATTCCAGCCGGGGTTTGAGTCGACCTTCTCGACGGGCGAAGTGGTGCAAAGAATCCTGGGCGAGCTGGACGTGCCGGTGCTGAGCGGGCTGGTGATCGGGCACACCGACGACCAGCTCACGCTGCCGCTGGGGGTGATGGCGGAGCTGGATGCCGACGCGGGCACACTGACCATTGAAGAAGCGGCCGTAGTGGAATAGACAGTATGCGAACCGCCCTGTTGTTGCTCTTTGCCCTGACGGCCGCGGCGCAGTCGCCGCGGACCGAACTGCTGTGGCCCGAAGGCGCTCCTGGCGCTGCCGGCAATGAAGACGCCGACAGGCCCACACTGACGATCTATCCGGCCGCCCAGCCCAACGGGGCCGCCGTGCTGATCTGCCCCGGCGGCGGGTATGTCAACCTTGCCATGGATCACGAAGGCAAACAGGTGGCCGAATGGTTCAACTCATTCGGCGTGACGGCGTTCGTGCTGAAATACCGGCTGGCGCCGCGCTACCGGCACCCGGCGATGCTCGACGACGCGCGGCGCGCGATGAGGACGATCCGTTCCCGGGCGAGGGAGTTTGGCATTGACCCGGCGCGGGTGGGCGTGATGGGGTTCAGCGCGGGCGGGCACCTGGCGTCGACGCTTTCCACGCACTTCGGCGAGGGAGAGCGGCCGGACTTCGCCGTCCTGTGCTATCCGGTGATCAGCCTGACGACGCGATACACGCACAGCGGATCGATGCGCGCGCTGCTGGGCGATCCACCCGACCCGTCGCTGGTCTGGGAGCTCTCGAACGAGTGGAAAGTGACTTCGGAGACCCCACCGACGTTCCTGTTCCACACGAATGCAGACACGGGCGTGCCGCCGGAAAACAGCATCCTGTACTATATGGCGCTGCGGCGGGCGGGCGTGCCGGCCGAGCTGCACATCTACCAGGAAGGGCGGCACGGGGTGGGGCTGGCGCCCAAAGACCCGGTACTTTCGACATGGCCCGCGCGGCTGAAGGACTGGCTGGCGGTGCGCGGCATCATTCCGGCGCAGTAACCGCAGCGGGGCCGCGCGCGTCAGAAAGGCGGCGATGAGACTCCGGTTCTGGCTGGCAGGGATCGTGTGGCTGACGCTGGCGGCTCAGCAGACGCCGGAGCCGCCGGCCGATCCCGGCCGGCCCGCGCTGCGGCGGGGCGGTCCGGCGCAGAAACGCGAGCCGGTGGAGGCGCCGGAGGGACGGCGCACGCCCGATGGGCCGTACCGTGAAGTGGTGGTGGATGAAGAGGGGAAGACCGAAAAGGTGACCGGGGGCGGCGCGGCGGCGGAGCGCGACGATCTGCTCGACCGGGCGCGCGAGGCGGCCTTTGAGTTTAACGAGAAGCTGCCGGCGTTCATCTGCGATGAGTTCGTCCGCCGCTATGAGAGCAAAACGCTGAAGCCGGAGTG
Encoded here:
- a CDS encoding peptidase U61, giving the protein MTRFPRRQFLSTMPVAALASQKASELVKPRALRPGDTVGLITPSTYVSDPDRLWLAQWTIEQLGLRCRMGRNVGRREGYLAGTVRERVEDLHAMFADPEVKAVFCVRGGYGAAMLLDSIDYGLIRRNPKIFVGYSDITALHLAIHRLARLVTFHGPVVLSGLSDFTIEHFRRALFETKPLGRLANPPEPRPIRPRHPWRAVRPGRARGPLVGGNLTLISTTLGTPYEIQTEGAILFLEDVGEEPYSIDRMLTHLRLAGKLRGIRGLIFGECSGCRPREFQPGFESTFSTGEVVQRILGELDVPVLSGLVIGHTDDQLTLPLGVMAELDADAGTLTIEEAAVVE